A region from the Pristiophorus japonicus isolate sPriJap1 chromosome 14, sPriJap1.hap1, whole genome shotgun sequence genome encodes:
- the LOC139279646 gene encoding LOW QUALITY PROTEIN: follitropin subunit beta-like (The sequence of the model RefSeq protein was modified relative to this genomic sequence to represent the inferred CDS: inserted 2 bases in 1 codon) gives MFQIMVTKIFAIHVFLLLLCWMSVQSLNRCQLTNITIAVEKEECGYCGTVNVTWCSGYCFTKDPVFKHSLAFIYQDICSYKEIIYETITIPNCPANVNPYYTYPVAISCQCGLCNTESTDCAVSTMEVTHCSFPQQRXQRTLIMHRSLPFHPAGPQKRTFDAQTRHYNLVNEQ, from the exons ATGTTCCAAATTATGGTGACCAAAATCTTTGCAATCCACGTGTTTCTCTTGTTACTGTGCTGGATGTCTGTCCAGTCTCTGAACAGATGCCAGCTTACTAATATTACAATAGCAGTGGAAAAGGAAGAGTGTGGGTATTGTGGCACAGTCAATGTAACTTGGTGTTCCGGTTACTGTTTCACTAAG GATCCAGTCTTCAAGCACTCCTTGGCCTTTATCTATCAAGATATTTGCAGCTACAAAGAAATAATCTATGAAACAATAACCATTCCAAACTGCCCTGCCAATGTTAACCCTTACTATACGTACCCAGTAGCAATAAGCTGCCAGTGTGGGTTGTGCAACACGGAATCCACTGACTGTGCAGTTTCAACTATGGAAGTAACACATTGTTCCTTTCCACAACAAAG ACAGAGGACATTAATAATGCACAGATCACTTCCATTTCATCCAGCAGGTCCACAGAAAAGGACATTTGATGCACAGACACGGCATTATAACTTGGTTAATGAACAATAA